From a single Mycolicibacterium mengxianglii genomic region:
- a CDS encoding ABC transporter permease has product MQALWDYVTAHHSQLLFDSYQHVSAVIQSVVIATIVGVAIGVLTYRNPVAANLATATSSVILTIPAFALLGLLIPLFGLGVVPSIAALALYSLLPIVRNTIVGLDAVDPALIDAARGLGMGRVATLSRIELRLVWPAILSAMRISTQMSMGVLAIAAYVKGPGLGNLIFAGLARVGSPTALPMALTGTLLIIVLALALDAILVLIGRLTTSKGVR; this is encoded by the coding sequence GTGCAGGCGCTATGGGACTACGTCACCGCCCACCACTCCCAGCTGCTGTTCGACTCCTATCAGCACGTCAGCGCCGTCATCCAGAGCGTCGTCATCGCCACGATCGTCGGCGTCGCCATCGGGGTTCTCACCTACCGCAACCCCGTCGCGGCCAACCTGGCAACCGCCACTTCCAGCGTGATCCTGACGATTCCCGCCTTCGCGCTGCTGGGCCTGCTGATCCCGCTGTTCGGCCTCGGCGTGGTGCCGAGCATCGCGGCGTTGGCGCTCTATTCACTGCTACCGATCGTCCGGAACACCATCGTCGGACTAGACGCCGTGGACCCCGCCCTGATCGATGCGGCCCGCGGTCTCGGTATGGGCCGGGTGGCGACGTTGAGCCGGATCGAGCTGCGCCTGGTGTGGCCGGCGATCCTGTCGGCGATGCGGATCAGTACTCAGATGTCGATGGGTGTGCTGGCCATCGCCGCCTACGTCAAAGGCCCCGGCCTGGGCAACCTCATTTTCGCCGGTCTGGCCCGCGTCGGCAGCCCCACCGCGCTTCCGATGGCGCTCACCGGGACCCTGCTGATCATCGTCCTTGCGCTTGCGCTGGACGCTATCCTGGTGCTCATCGGGCGCCTGACGACATCGAAAGGTGTTCGATGA
- a CDS encoding heme-binding protein has protein sequence MNFSGISTRRRIAAAAASCLFGGMAATLVAPTASAAPDCSPAAIDGTVDSVTVAAQQYLVSHPGAGGVVSAAITQPRDVASANIRNYFTANPSEYYELRGILAPIGDTQRACNTTVLPPYLATAYNEFVAG, from the coding sequence ATGAATTTCAGTGGCATCTCCACGCGTCGGCGCATCGCCGCAGCCGCGGCCAGCTGCCTCTTTGGGGGCATGGCAGCAACGCTGGTCGCCCCGACGGCCTCGGCGGCTCCCGACTGCAGCCCGGCAGCTATCGACGGCACCGTTGACTCGGTGACCGTGGCCGCCCAGCAGTACCTGGTCAGCCATCCGGGCGCCGGCGGAGTGGTTTCGGCCGCGATCACGCAGCCCCGGGATGTGGCATCTGCCAACATCCGGAACTACTTCACGGCCAACCCGTCGGAGTACTACGAGCTGCGCGGCATTCTGGCCCCGATCGGCGATACCCAGCGCGCCTGCAACACCACTGTGCTGCCGCCGTATCTGGCCACCGCCTACAACGAGTTCGTGGCCGGCTAA
- a CDS encoding LysR family transcriptional regulator ArgP, whose protein sequence is MAPKFESRLGADQLAALSAVIEFGSFDAAAQRLHVTPSAVSQRIKALEQRVGQVLVVREKPCRPTAAAVPLLRLAAQLAVLEAEALAETAGGSTQRTRVAVAVNADSMSTWFTSVLQRLPPVLLDIRIEDQDHSAQLLREGAVMGAVTTERAPVPGCRVQALGVMRYVPVASPRFRQEYLPEGFTREAAAQAPSLAWNRDDALQDMLVRKIFRRSVPRPVHYVPTADGFGAAARAGLGWGMYPEQLAAAALDDGSFVRVSDAYLDVPLYWQCWKLDSPTVAEITAAVRDAAAVLR, encoded by the coding sequence ATGGCCCCGAAATTCGAGAGTCGGCTGGGAGCCGACCAGTTGGCGGCACTGTCGGCAGTGATCGAGTTCGGCAGCTTCGACGCCGCCGCCCAGCGGTTGCATGTGACTCCCTCGGCGGTGAGCCAGCGCATCAAAGCTCTGGAACAGCGGGTCGGTCAAGTGCTGGTGGTTCGGGAGAAGCCCTGCCGGCCCACCGCGGCGGCGGTGCCGCTGCTGCGGCTGGCGGCGCAGCTGGCCGTGCTGGAGGCCGAAGCCCTCGCGGAGACGGCCGGGGGCTCGACTCAGCGCACCCGGGTGGCCGTCGCCGTCAATGCCGATTCGATGTCGACGTGGTTCACCTCGGTACTGCAGCGTTTGCCGCCGGTCCTGCTCGACATCCGCATCGAAGATCAAGACCATTCGGCCCAGCTGCTACGGGAGGGCGCGGTGATGGGAGCCGTCACCACCGAGCGTGCGCCGGTGCCCGGTTGTCGGGTGCAGGCCTTGGGGGTGATGCGCTATGTGCCGGTGGCCAGTCCGCGGTTCCGTCAGGAGTACCTACCGGAGGGCTTCACCCGCGAGGCCGCGGCGCAGGCGCCGTCGTTGGCCTGGAACCGTGACGACGCCCTGCAGGACATGCTGGTCCGCAAGATCTTCCGCCGCTCCGTACCGCGGCCGGTGCACTATGTCCCGACCGCCGACGGGTTCGGCGCGGCCGCGCGGGCCGGTTTGGGCTGGGGCATGTACCCCGAACAGCTGGCCGCGGCCGCGCTGGACGACGGATCGTTTGTACGGGTCTCGGACGCCTATCTCGATGTCCCGCTGTACTGGCAATGCTGGAAGCTCGACAGCCCGACGGTCGCCGAGATCACCGCGGCGGTACGTGACGCGGCAGCGGTCCTGCGCTGA
- a CDS encoding DUF808 domain-containing protein, with product MSAGLFGLLDDVAVIARMAAASIDDIGAATGRATAKAAGVVIDDTAVTPQYVQGIEPARELPIIKRIAIGSLRNKLVFILPAALLLSQFVPWLLTPILMLGATYLCFEGAEKVWGRIRGHDTDAAPVAVSGADAEKSMVSSAVRTDFILSAEIMVIALNEVADQAFLPRLIILAIVAVVITAVVYGVVAGIVKMDDIGLHLARRTSKFVQKIGRGLVTAMPKLLAALSLIGTVAMLWVGGHILLVGTDELGWHGPYGLVHHAEEYVHDVAGVGGVLAWLANTAASAVIGLVVGAVVVAVVHVLPFGKHQKHTD from the coding sequence GTGAGCGCCGGCCTGTTCGGACTTCTCGACGATGTTGCGGTGATCGCCAGGATGGCGGCGGCCTCCATCGACGACATCGGCGCCGCGACCGGGCGCGCGACAGCCAAGGCCGCAGGTGTGGTGATCGACGACACCGCCGTCACCCCGCAGTACGTCCAGGGCATCGAGCCGGCCCGCGAGCTGCCCATCATCAAGCGCATCGCGATCGGCTCGCTGCGTAACAAGCTGGTGTTCATCCTGCCGGCGGCACTGCTGCTCAGTCAGTTCGTCCCGTGGTTGTTGACCCCGATCCTGATGCTCGGCGCCACCTACCTGTGCTTCGAGGGCGCCGAGAAGGTGTGGGGCCGCATTCGCGGACACGACACCGACGCCGCGCCGGTGGCTGTGAGCGGGGCGGACGCCGAGAAGAGCATGGTGTCCAGCGCGGTCCGCACCGACTTCATCCTGTCCGCCGAGATCATGGTCATCGCGCTCAACGAGGTTGCCGACCAGGCGTTCTTGCCGCGGTTGATCATTCTGGCGATCGTGGCCGTGGTCATCACCGCGGTGGTGTACGGCGTGGTCGCCGGCATCGTGAAAATGGACGACATCGGCCTGCATCTGGCCCGGCGCACCTCGAAATTCGTGCAGAAAATCGGCCGCGGCCTGGTCACCGCGATGCCGAAGTTACTGGCCGCCCTGTCGTTGATCGGCACCGTGGCGATGTTGTGGGTCGGCGGGCACATCCTGCTCGTCGGCACTGACGAGCTCGGCTGGCACGGGCCCTACGGCCTGGTACATCACGCCGAGGAGTACGTCCACGACGTCGCGGGCGTGGGCGGCGTGCTGGCCTGGCTGGCCAACACGGCAGCCTCGGCGGTGATCGGGCTGGTGGTCGGCGCCGTCGTCGTCGCCGTCGTTCACGTGCTGCCCTTCGGCAAGCACCAGAAACACACCGACTGA
- a CDS encoding molybdopterin-dependent oxidoreductase, with protein sequence MSIAPAEATQRVTYCRICEPMCGLIATVSDGRLVSLRPDQDHPLSRGRACPKGIAFTDIQNDPDRVLEPLRKRADGTFDKVSWDVALADIAARLGAVITAHGGQSVGQYFGNPAAFGYATSLWPGVFMARIGSRHLYSAGSQDINSRFVASKLLYGAASQLPFPDLPRTHFLLMLGANPLVSHGSALRAPRIKDDLADIVRRGGRVVVIDPRRTETARLYEHLPITPDSDAWLLLSMLHVIFDEDLHDTNAIAAQASGAAGLRALCAGFPPEVAAPRTGIDADAIRGLARDFAAAPSASAYGRTGACLGRHGTLVSFLLDALTLVTGNLDRPGGTLMSHPVIPLEAMGERLGSFSYDTMRSRVGDLPDVNGTFPAAVMADEISTPGPGQMRALFIIAGNPVLSVPNSAALESALRQLDLFVAFDLYVNETNRHADYILPGTTMLERDDLPIAFAACSPTLFAQSTEAVLQPYGQARQEWQVYAEIARRMGLSLFATGPLERLNRGLAWLERRGVLRVTPQAMMGLLLRAGPYGDRFGLRRSGLNLRKLRAHPHGVVLADHAPTGVLGDVVRLPGGKVCLDPAEIVADVKRLDGHADRDPAFPLLLIGIREMRSQNSWMHNSPTLMKGDRQHRARINPADAAAAGITGERVRIVSAQGAIETGVLITDEVVLGTIAVPQGWGHRGGGWQLANAVPGANVNELTSNRPEDLERLAGMSVLNGVPVRLEPAG encoded by the coding sequence ATGTCGATTGCGCCGGCCGAGGCAACGCAGCGAGTCACCTACTGTCGAATCTGCGAGCCGATGTGCGGACTGATCGCCACGGTGTCCGACGGCCGACTGGTGTCCTTGCGCCCGGACCAAGACCACCCGTTGTCCCGGGGCCGGGCGTGCCCCAAAGGCATCGCCTTCACCGACATCCAGAACGATCCGGACCGGGTGCTGGAACCGCTTCGCAAGCGTGCGGACGGCACCTTCGACAAAGTCAGCTGGGACGTCGCGCTCGCCGACATCGCGGCCCGCCTGGGCGCCGTCATCACCGCGCACGGCGGCCAGAGTGTCGGCCAGTACTTCGGCAACCCCGCTGCATTCGGATATGCCACCAGCCTGTGGCCGGGCGTGTTCATGGCGCGCATCGGATCGCGGCACCTGTATTCGGCGGGCTCACAAGACATCAACAGCCGCTTCGTCGCCAGCAAGTTGCTCTACGGTGCCGCCAGCCAACTTCCGTTCCCGGATCTGCCCCGCACCCACTTCCTGCTGATGCTGGGCGCCAATCCTCTTGTCTCGCATGGCAGCGCGCTGCGCGCACCCCGCATCAAAGACGATCTGGCCGACATCGTGCGCCGTGGCGGTCGGGTCGTCGTCATCGACCCCCGGCGCACCGAAACTGCCCGGCTGTACGAGCATCTGCCGATCACACCGGATTCCGACGCCTGGCTGCTGCTGTCGATGCTGCACGTCATCTTCGACGAAGACCTACACGACACGAATGCCATTGCGGCCCAAGCGAGCGGGGCGGCCGGGTTACGCGCGTTGTGCGCCGGTTTCCCTCCTGAAGTGGCGGCGCCCCGCACCGGCATCGACGCCGACGCCATCCGCGGGCTGGCCCGTGATTTCGCTGCTGCGCCTTCGGCTTCGGCGTATGGGCGAACGGGCGCCTGTCTGGGCCGGCACGGCACCCTGGTGAGTTTTCTGCTCGACGCGCTGACGCTGGTCACCGGTAATCTCGACCGTCCCGGCGGCACGCTGATGTCGCACCCCGTCATCCCGCTGGAGGCCATGGGGGAGCGTCTCGGCAGCTTCAGCTACGACACCATGCGCTCGCGGGTCGGTGACCTGCCTGATGTCAACGGCACCTTTCCGGCCGCGGTGATGGCCGACGAGATCAGCACCCCCGGACCCGGCCAGATGCGCGCGCTGTTCATCATCGCCGGAAATCCGGTGCTGTCGGTGCCCAACAGCGCCGCGTTGGAATCCGCTCTGCGCCAACTCGACCTGTTCGTCGCGTTCGACCTGTACGTCAACGAGACGAACCGGCACGCAGACTACATCCTGCCGGGCACCACGATGCTCGAACGCGATGATCTGCCCATCGCGTTCGCCGCGTGCTCGCCCACCTTGTTCGCCCAGTCCACCGAGGCGGTACTGCAGCCCTACGGCCAGGCGCGGCAGGAGTGGCAGGTTTATGCCGAGATCGCCCGCCGGATGGGGCTCTCGCTGTTCGCCACCGGACCGCTGGAACGGCTCAACCGGGGGCTGGCGTGGCTGGAACGGCGCGGAGTGCTCCGGGTGACTCCGCAGGCGATGATGGGCCTGCTACTGCGGGCAGGGCCCTATGGGGACCGCTTCGGGCTGCGCCGCTCGGGGTTGAACCTGCGCAAACTGCGCGCCCACCCACACGGCGTCGTGCTCGCCGACCATGCGCCCACGGGCGTGCTCGGCGATGTGGTGCGGCTACCGGGCGGCAAGGTGTGTCTGGATCCCGCGGAGATCGTCGCCGACGTGAAACGACTTGACGGTCATGCCGACCGGGATCCCGCTTTCCCGTTGCTGCTCATCGGGATTCGTGAAATGCGGTCGCAGAACAGCTGGATGCACAACAGCCCGACCCTGATGAAGGGCGATCGACAGCACCGGGCCCGGATCAACCCTGCCGACGCCGCAGCCGCAGGTATCACGGGCGAACGAGTGCGAATCGTCTCGGCTCAGGGTGCGATCGAGACGGGTGTACTGATCACCGACGAGGTGGTCTTGGGCACGATCGCCGTGCCGCAGGGGTGGGGACACCGGGGTGGGGGCTGGCAGCTGGCGAACGCCGTACCGGGTGCCAACGTCAACGAGCTGACTTCGAACCGACCCGAAGACCTCGAACGTCTCGCCGGGATGTCGGTACTCAACGGCGTTCCGGTGCGCCTCGAACCCGCTGGTTGA
- a CDS encoding NAD-dependent epimerase/dehydratase family protein produces the protein MRIVITGASGNVGTALLHTLTAAGGHELVGIVRRPPPPEGVYQHVDWQSLDLAALTATAELERLFEGADAVVHLAWGFQPTHNIDYLRQLALGGTKAVLDAAHHCGVGQLVHMSSVGTYAAGRYCHRVDESWSTAGIPTSPYSRHKSAAEAMLDRYERQHGDNAVPIARARPGFIVQRAAASGLMRYSLPAYVPMRLVPLLPLLPLDHSLCIPLIHADDVADGLARMIERRAVGPFNLAAEPPVNRDDVAHALHARAVHLPSSALGRLVDLSWRLRLQPVDRGWLDMAFSVPLLDCTRARTELQWKPTWSSTEALADVLDGIAARAHTDSAPLRRRSAVDLLRRSISDGLISSRREP, from the coding sequence ATGCGCATCGTGATCACCGGCGCCAGTGGCAATGTAGGAACCGCGCTGCTGCACACGCTGACCGCAGCCGGTGGCCACGAACTCGTCGGCATCGTCCGGCGGCCTCCTCCGCCCGAGGGTGTCTACCAGCACGTTGACTGGCAGTCCCTGGACTTGGCCGCACTCACCGCGACCGCAGAGCTCGAGCGCCTGTTCGAGGGCGCCGATGCTGTTGTCCACCTGGCATGGGGTTTCCAGCCGACCCACAACATCGACTACCTCCGCCAGCTCGCGCTCGGCGGGACCAAAGCCGTGCTGGACGCCGCGCACCACTGCGGGGTCGGCCAGTTGGTGCACATGTCGTCGGTGGGCACCTATGCCGCAGGTCGGTACTGCCACCGCGTCGACGAATCGTGGTCGACGGCGGGGATACCGACGTCGCCGTACAGTCGGCACAAGTCGGCGGCGGAGGCGATGCTCGACCGGTACGAACGCCAGCACGGTGACAACGCGGTCCCCATCGCGCGGGCCCGGCCTGGATTCATCGTCCAACGGGCCGCCGCCAGCGGACTGATGCGGTACTCGTTGCCCGCCTACGTGCCGATGCGCCTGGTTCCCCTGCTCCCGCTGTTACCGCTGGACCACAGCCTGTGTATTCCGCTGATCCACGCCGACGACGTCGCCGACGGACTCGCGCGGATGATCGAGCGACGGGCGGTCGGCCCATTCAACCTGGCCGCCGAACCCCCGGTGAATCGCGACGACGTCGCCCACGCGCTGCACGCACGAGCGGTGCATCTCCCCTCGTCGGCACTGGGCCGGCTGGTGGACCTGAGCTGGCGGCTGCGACTGCAACCTGTGGATCGTGGCTGGCTCGACATGGCGTTCTCGGTCCCGCTGCTGGATTGCACCCGGGCGCGCACGGAATTGCAGTGGAAGCCCACCTGGTCGTCGACCGAAGCCCTGGCCGATGTACTCGACGGGATTGCCGCGCGGGCCCACACCGACAGCGCCCCGCTACGCCGACGGTCGGCGGTTGACCTGCTGCGCCGCAGCATTTCTGACGGGCTGATCTCGTCGCGCCGAGAGCCGTGA
- a CDS encoding STAS domain-containing protein, which translates to MATAFRYGNPVVEFAGAQVRSQCRQLATVVTVVGDIDSNNVDLLIRHVTRSIIREKPFILDLSGVASFAPIATALLTAVDEACRRTADEWLLVPSETVSWELEGDFPTASSVPDALHCFSDAMTERRQLLPMLAKSA; encoded by the coding sequence ATGGCCACTGCTTTCCGCTATGGCAATCCGGTTGTCGAATTCGCTGGCGCACAGGTGCGTTCCCAGTGCCGGCAGCTCGCGACGGTGGTGACAGTGGTGGGTGACATCGACAGCAACAATGTCGACCTGCTCATTCGCCACGTCACCCGGTCCATCATCAGGGAGAAGCCGTTCATTCTCGATCTCAGCGGGGTGGCGTCGTTCGCGCCCATCGCGACGGCCCTGTTGACCGCCGTCGACGAGGCCTGCCGCCGGACCGCCGACGAATGGCTGCTGGTTCCCAGCGAGACGGTCTCCTGGGAACTGGAGGGCGACTTCCCCACCGCGTCATCGGTTCCCGATGCGCTGCACTGCTTCTCGGATGCGATGACCGAACGTCGTCAGCTCCTGCCCATGCTCGCCAAGTCCGCCTAA
- the ligD gene encoding non-homologous end-joining DNA ligase — translation MARPQSLEVAGRAVAVTNPDKVVFPEASVTKLDLIHYYLAVADGALRGVYDRPMILKRFVKGITEEAVFQKRAPENRPDWIDVAELKYASGTSAREAVLHDAAGLAWAVNLGCVDLNPHPVRSGDLDHPDELRVDLDPMPGVTWPQIIDVALVVKEVLEDHGLTPWPKTSGSRGFHIYARIHPQWPYKQVRLAAETVARAVEQRAPHLATSRWWKEEREGVFVDFNQNAKDRTVASAYSVRSRPDARVSTPLHWAEVPGCRPEEFTVATVPDRFAEIGDPWAGMDDSPGDLTALLTLAEELGPPEKAPKGARKMPLIEIARTKTKDEAMAALDTWKARYPTVAERLQPIDVLVDGMRGPSSIWYRIRINLQHVPEGQRPPQEELIADYSPWENYGGAQFKR, via the coding sequence ATGGCCCGCCCACAGTCACTGGAGGTGGCCGGCCGCGCGGTCGCCGTCACGAACCCGGACAAGGTGGTTTTCCCGGAGGCCTCGGTGACCAAGCTGGACTTGATCCACTACTACCTGGCCGTTGCCGACGGGGCGCTGCGTGGTGTCTATGACCGGCCGATGATCCTCAAACGGTTCGTCAAGGGCATCACCGAAGAGGCGGTCTTCCAGAAACGGGCACCGGAGAACCGCCCCGACTGGATCGACGTCGCCGAACTGAAATACGCCTCGGGCACCTCGGCGAGAGAGGCGGTACTGCACGACGCGGCCGGCCTGGCGTGGGCGGTCAACCTCGGTTGCGTGGACCTCAATCCGCACCCCGTGCGCTCCGGAGACCTGGACCACCCCGATGAACTGCGCGTCGACCTGGACCCGATGCCCGGCGTGACCTGGCCGCAGATCATCGACGTGGCGCTGGTCGTTAAGGAGGTCCTCGAAGATCACGGGTTGACGCCGTGGCCCAAGACCTCCGGATCGCGGGGCTTTCACATCTATGCGCGCATCCACCCGCAGTGGCCCTACAAACAGGTGCGCCTGGCCGCCGAGACGGTGGCCCGGGCGGTAGAACAGCGTGCGCCGCACCTCGCCACCAGCCGATGGTGGAAGGAAGAACGCGAAGGCGTGTTCGTCGACTTCAACCAGAACGCCAAGGACCGCACCGTGGCGTCGGCCTACTCCGTGCGTTCACGCCCCGACGCCCGGGTCTCGACGCCGCTGCACTGGGCCGAGGTCCCTGGCTGCCGGCCCGAGGAGTTCACCGTCGCCACCGTGCCGGACCGGTTCGCCGAGATCGGCGATCCCTGGGCGGGGATGGATGACTCGCCAGGGGATCTGACCGCCTTGCTGACGCTGGCCGAAGAGCTGGGCCCGCCGGAAAAGGCGCCCAAGGGTGCCCGCAAGATGCCCCTCATCGAGATCGCCCGCACCAAGACCAAGGACGAGGCGATGGCGGCATTGGACACGTGGAAGGCGCGGTATCCGACGGTGGCCGAGCGGCTGCAGCCGATAGATGTTCTGGTCGACGGCATGCGGGGGCCCAGTTCCATCTGGTACCGCATCCGGATCAACCTCCAGCACGTGCCGGAGGGACAGCGCCCGCCGCAGGAAGAGCTGATCGCCGACTATTCACCATGGGAGAACTACGGCGGCGCGCAGTTCAAGCGCTGA
- the fadD2 gene encoding long-chain-fatty-acid--CoA ligase FadD2, giving the protein MPNLTDLPFQAAAKVQQLAERGSAELHYARKMFEAGALKLDPQIMITMLADIRRWGEFGMIPALNARRSPGRTAIIDDDGEITFKELDEAAHAVANGLLAKGVKGGDGVALLIRNHRWFLIALYGAARVGARLILLNSEFSGPQIKEVSEREGAKVIIYDDEYTSAVAASEPPLGKLRALATNPDSDEPSGSADETLTDLIARNAKTPAPKATQHSKIIILTSGTTGTPKGANRSTPPSLAPVGGVLSHVPFKAGEVTSLPAPMFHALGFLHATIAMMLGCTLVLRRKFKPATVLADLEKYQVTAIVVVPVMLSRLLDELEKTEPKPDLSKLRIVFVSGSQLGAELATRALKDLGPVVYNLYGSTEIAFASIARPEDLQKNPSTVGPVVKGITVKLLDDNGNEVPRGEVGRIFVRNTFPFEGYTGGGGKAIIDGMMSSGDVGYFDEHGLLYVSGRDDEMIVCGGENVFPAEVEDLISGHPEVVEATAIGVEDKEWGHRLRAFVVKIEGASVDEDAIKRYVKENLARYKVPREVVFLEELPRNPTGKILKRELKDMTVGGAE; this is encoded by the coding sequence ATGCCTAACCTCACTGACCTCCCGTTCCAGGCGGCAGCCAAAGTCCAGCAACTGGCTGAGCGTGGTTCGGCCGAGTTGCATTACGCGCGCAAGATGTTCGAGGCCGGGGCACTCAAGCTCGATCCGCAGATCATGATCACGATGCTGGCCGACATCCGCCGCTGGGGTGAGTTCGGCATGATCCCGGCGCTCAATGCCCGCCGGTCCCCGGGCCGCACCGCCATCATCGACGACGACGGCGAGATCACGTTCAAGGAACTCGACGAGGCCGCGCACGCGGTGGCCAACGGCCTGCTGGCCAAGGGGGTCAAGGGTGGCGACGGGGTGGCCCTGCTCATCCGCAACCACCGTTGGTTCCTGATCGCACTGTATGGCGCCGCGCGTGTCGGTGCGCGGTTGATCCTGCTCAACAGCGAGTTCTCCGGCCCGCAGATCAAAGAGGTCTCCGAGCGCGAGGGCGCCAAGGTCATCATCTACGACGACGAGTACACCTCCGCCGTCGCGGCATCCGAACCACCGCTGGGCAAACTGCGGGCGCTGGCCACCAACCCCGACAGTGACGAACCGTCGGGGTCCGCGGATGAGACGTTGACGGACCTGATCGCGCGCAACGCGAAGACTCCGGCGCCCAAGGCGACCCAGCACTCCAAGATCATCATCCTGACCAGCGGCACCACCGGCACCCCCAAGGGAGCCAATCGCAGCACCCCACCGTCACTGGCGCCGGTCGGCGGGGTGCTCTCGCATGTGCCGTTCAAAGCGGGGGAAGTGACCTCGCTGCCCGCACCGATGTTCCACGCCCTGGGCTTCCTGCACGCCACCATCGCAATGATGCTGGGCTGCACCCTGGTGCTGCGCCGCAAGTTCAAGCCGGCGACGGTGTTGGCGGACCTCGAGAAGTACCAGGTCACAGCGATCGTCGTGGTACCGGTGATGCTGTCACGTCTGCTCGACGAGCTGGAGAAGACCGAACCGAAACCCGACCTGTCCAAGCTGCGGATCGTGTTCGTCTCCGGCTCTCAGCTGGGCGCCGAGCTCGCCACCCGCGCCTTGAAGGATCTGGGCCCGGTGGTCTACAACCTGTACGGCTCCACCGAAATCGCGTTCGCCTCGATCGCCCGCCCCGAGGACCTGCAGAAGAACCCGTCGACCGTCGGCCCGGTGGTCAAGGGCATCACGGTCAAGCTGCTCGACGACAACGGCAACGAAGTGCCCCGCGGCGAGGTCGGCCGGATCTTCGTGCGGAACACCTTCCCGTTCGAGGGCTACACCGGTGGCGGCGGGAAGGCCATCATCGACGGGATGATGTCCTCCGGTGACGTCGGCTACTTCGATGAGCACGGATTGCTCTACGTGAGCGGCCGCGATGACGAGATGATCGTCTGCGGTGGGGAGAACGTGTTCCCGGCTGAGGTCGAGGACCTGATCAGCGGGCATCCCGAGGTGGTCGAGGCCACCGCGATCGGCGTCGAGGACAAGGAGTGGGGACACCGGCTACGGGCCTTCGTCGTCAAGATCGAGGGCGCCAGCGTCGACGAAGACGCCATCAAGCGGTACGTGAAGGAAAATCTGGCCCGCTACAAGGTGCCCCGCGAGGTGGTCTTTCTGGAGGAGTTGCCCCGCAACCCCACCGGCAAGATCCTCAAGCGCGAACTGAAGGACATGACCGTCGGCGGGGCGGAATAG